The window CGCCTCGATCTCCTTCCACGGCGCGTCGAACCGCTTGGGCCCGATCAGCGAGAACACGTCCGACTCACGGCCGTCCTCGCGCACCAGGGTGGCCGTCAGGCCGAGGCGGCGCCGGGCCTGAAGATCCGCGGTGAACTTGAAGACCGGCGCGGGCAGCAGATGCACCTCGTCGTAGACGACCAGGCCCCAGTCCCGCGAGTCGAACAGCTCCAGATGCGGATAGACGCCCTTCCGCTTGGTCGTCAGCACCTGGTACGTGGCGATGGTGACGGGCCGGATCTCCTTGCGCGTCCCGCTGTACTCGCCGATCTCCTCCTCGGTGAGCGAGGTCCGCTTCACCAGCTCGTGCTTCCACTGCCGGGCGGAGACCGTGTTGGTGACGAGGATCAGCGTCGTGGACTTCGCCTGGGCCATCGCCCCGGCACCGACCAGCGTCTTCCCGGCGCCGCAGGGCAGGACGACGACGCCCGAGCCGCCGTGCCAGAAGTTCTCGACGGCCTGCTTCTGGTACGGCCGCAGCGCCCAGCCGTCCTCGGCCAGCTCGATCGCGTGCGCCTCGCCGTCGACGTACCCGGCGAGGTCCTCGGCCGGCCAGCCCAGCTTCAGCAGGGTCTGCTTGATCTGCCCGCGCTCGGAGGGGTGCACGGCGACGGTGTCCGGGTCGATCCGGGCGCCGACCAGGGGTGTGATCCGCTTGGACCGCAGGATCTCCTCCAGCACCGGCCGGTCGGTGGTCGTCAGGACCAGGCCGTGCGCGGGGTGCTTGGACAGGGTGAGCCGGCCGTAGCGGTCCATCGTCTCGGCGATGTCGACGAGCAGCGCGTGCGGCACCGGATAGCGGCTGTACTCCACCAGCGCGTCCACGACCTGCTCCGCGTCATGGCCCGCCGCGCGCGCGTTCCACAGACCCAGCGGGGTCACCCGGTAGGTGTGGATGTGCTCGGGCGCCCGCTCCAGCTCCGCGAAGGGGGCGATGACACGACGGCAGTCGTCGGCCCGCTCGTGGTCGACTTCCAGGAGCAGGGTCTTGTCGGACTGGACGATCAGCGGACCATTCACACGCGGCACCCTTTCTGCGGCCAAACGTCCAGTGTGCCTGATCGAAGCCGCCCGAGGGTGTGATCTGCGCTGCTGAAACGACGCCGGTCCTACAGAATGCCTTTTCATCCCAACGTGTGGTGTGAATTCAGTTTTTCCACGGCGGCCCCGAAGAATGGCGAACCGTGCAGAATACGCCGACCACCACGCTCGGATACGCCCTGTTCGCCACCCGCTGGCTCCAGGCCCCGCTGTACTTCGGGCTGGTGGCAGCCCAGGGCGTCTACGTCTACAAGTTCTTCAAGGAGCTGTGGACCTTAATCCTCATGTGCGTGAGCGGGCACGCCACTGAGACCTATGTGATGCTCGCCGTGCTCAAGCTCGTCGACGTCGTCATGATCGCCAACCTGCTGATCATGGTGATCGTCGGCGGCTACGAGACCTTCGTCTCGCGCATCGGCCTCCAGGGCCACCGCGACCAGCCGGAGTGGCTCTCGCACGTCAACTCCAACGTACTGAAGGTCAAGCTCGCCACCGCGATCGTGGGCATCTCCTCCGTGCATCTGCTCCAGATGTTCGTGGACGTCCACCACACCTCCCACCACTCCCTGCTGTGGGGGACGGTGATCCACATGGCGTTCATCGCCTCGGCGGCGATCCTCGCGTACATGTCGGGGCCGATGGCGGCGCAGAGCGATCGCGGCCATGCGGATCGCGGGCACGCGGATCGCGGGCACGGTGACCACGGGCACGCCGAGCTCGCGCACGCCGACCGCGAGCCCGCCGGGCACCCGCAGGTCACGCGCCCGCAGCCGGGCGAGACCCCGGCGGCCACCCTGCCCCACCCCCGGCGGCCGGAGCCGGAGCCCACGTCCCTGCCGGAGACCGACGCCGACGCCGAGGCCCGGATCCGCGCGGCCGGTTTCCCCGCCCGCAAGCTGCTGGAGGACTTCGACCAGCAGCACCCCCGGGGCTTCGACCGGGAGACCGTGGCCCGGCTCGGCAAGGCGGAGTTCGTCGCCGCCCGGCGCAACGTCGTGTTCGTCGGGCCGACCGGCACCGGCAAGACGCATCTGGCCGTCGCCCTGGGCGTGCGGGCCTGCCAGGCCGGGCACCGGGTGATGTTCGCGACCGCCGCCGAGTGGGCCGCCCGGCTGTCCGACGCCCGGGCCGCCGGCCGGCTCGACGCGGAGCTGGCCGCCCTCGACGATCACCCCCTCCTGATCGTCGACGAGATCGGCTACACGCCCTTCGACGCGGCCACCGCCGGCCTGTTCTTCCGGCTGGTCGCGCACCGCTACGAGCGCGGCTCGCTGATCGTGACCAGCGACCGCCCGCTCGGCCGCTGGGACGAGGTGTTCGGCACCTCCGCACCCGCGATGGCGGACCGCCTCGCCCATCACGCCGAGGTGGTCCGGCTGGAGGGCGACAGCTACCGGACGCGCCGCGCTACCGCAGCGTGGACAGACTGATGGTGTTGACCAGCGGGCCCTCGACGGAGACGCCTTCGCCCACCAGGGATTCGGCGTGGGCCGCCGGGATGGGCAGCGGCAGCGCGGGCGTGGCCGCCGCGGCCGAGGGCGCGAACACGCCCACCAAGGCGGCGGCGAAGAGGACGACGGCGGGAAGCTTTTCACGCATGGCGGCAGGGCCTTTCACGGGCTGAGCGGTGCGGGACACCGCACCCCGGGCCGGCCCGGAACGCGGGGCCGGCCCCCACGGGTGCGCGGAGACGGATCAGATCTGCGGCGTCTCGATGACGAGGCCGGCGACATCGATGCCCACCGCCGCGGCCGGGGTGGCGAGACCACCGAACATCATCAGGACGGCGGTGGCCAGGACGGCGGTGACTCGACGGACAGCGCGCATGCTGGGACTTCCTTTCGGCAGTGCTCACAGGAACACCCGGTGGCTGCCCCCGGGCACAGCGCGTGAAGCGGCACGCCCGGCAAGGTCGCCCGAGCGTGGGACATCCCCGGCGTGGCGTGCATGAACGCCGCCGTGCACCCGAACGGGTGAGAAGCGCCCCCCTGCCCGGGCGGGGGTCAGCCCGCGTCGTCGGCGAGCTCCGCGACCCCGGTGATCCGGTGCAGCGGATACGTACGGACCTCGTCCGCCGTGTGGTCGTACGCCGTGACGAAGCCGCCCTCGACGCGGATGGGCGCGATGACCCGCTGGCTGGCGGTGCCCTCGGCGTTGACGTAGCCGATCCACAGGGCCTCACCGGTCAGGACGGCGGCCTGCATGGTGGCGAGGGTCTCGGCGGAACCGGTGCGGGGCAGCTCGCCGTCGGCCGCCGGAGTGGCGCCGGGCTTGCGCGGGGTGGTGGAGGCGAGGTCGCCCGCCCGGATGGCGCGCAGGGCCGCCGCGAGGAGGACGTCGTCGGGGACCGGCGGACCGTCCGGCACCGGCTCGGGCGCCGTACGCGGCGGGGTGCGGTGGGCGAGGGCGCGGGTGATCAGCACATCGCCCTCGGCGGACTCGGCGGCCGGTGCGAACCCCATCGCCCGCAGCCCTTCGAGGAGCCCCGCGGGATCGGCCTGCGCGGCGAGCACGGTCGGGGCGAGTCGGCGCAGGCCGAGCCCGGCGGCCCGCTTGTCGGCGAGGATCTCGTTGAGGACCGCGTCGTCGTCGCAGCGTACGTACGCCGAGGCCGCGCCGACGCGCAGATGGCCGTGCCGGCGGGCCACGTCGTCGATCAGATAGGCGAGCGGCTGCGGCACCGGCGTACGGGAGTGCGTGGTGAGGAAGGCGTGCAGGTCGGAGGCGGCCTGACCGGCGTCGAGCGCGCGGCGCACCGAGCCGGGCGTGAACCGGTAGACGGTGGCCCCGCCCTTGGACTCGACGTCCGCCAGCACCCCGAGCATGTCGGCGAGCGGGCGCCGCAGGGGCCCGGGCGCCACCGCCGTCAGGTCGGCCTGGAGCAGCACGTGGTCCAGCGGCTCGGGCAGCTGGGGCGCCAGGAGCCGGGCCGCGGCGGCGGAGGCGACGGACTGTTCGGCGGGGGAGAGGGGAGCGACCGGGGCGGGACGATGGTGGTGGTGATGGACGGGGAGCTTGTCTCCCGGACCAGTAGGCGGACCCGCCGATGCGGAGGGCTCCGCCTCGGGGTGCTTCGCGGCCGCCGCCGGTCCCAGCAGGGCCCGGCCGTGCCCCGACAACGCGCCCCGGCCGGTCACGCCCAGCAGCTCCGCCTCCGACAGCGCCCACTCGGCGAGACGGCCGCGCAGGTCGTCCTCGCGTCGGTCGCCGCGCAGGGGCCGCTCCCAGCGCAGCCGGGCGAGCACCGACTCGGCTGCCGGAGCGGCCCCCTCCGGCAGCCCGGCCAGCAGCGCCAGCACCCGGTGCCGTACCTCGGGCGCCGCCGAGCGGTCCAGGCCCGGCCCGAGCGCCGACAACGTACGGTCCTTCGCGTCCCGCCCGCCCACCAGCCCGGCCGTCCGGGTCGCCGCGAGCCAGGCCGTGGCCAGCCGCGACCAGCGCTCGGCGGGGGGCGCCTGAAGCCACTCGTCGTAGGCCGGGGTCGCCGCGTACCGCTCGTCGGCCTCCCCGTCCGAGGCGATCAGGCCCGCCGCGTACGCCAGTTCCACCCAGAACGCGGCGACCGGCTCGGGCGCGTCGAGGGCGACGGCGGTCCGCTTCAGGTCCCGCACGCTCAGCCCACCCGCCCGCAGCACCGCGGGCCCGCCCTCGTCCCAGTCCTTCAGCAGCTCCTCGACGGTCGCCAGCGCGGTGTACGCCTGCCCGGCCGCCGTACTGTCCACAACCTGTGGACGATGTACGGCGGCGGCCTCGACCACCGGCGGCGCGGGCTCGGGCGTCCGGTGCGCCGGCCCCCGCCGCAGATGCAGGGCGACCTCGCGCGGCAGGACGACCGTCCCCGGCGCCGTCGGCAGCAGCAGCCCCCGGTCCAGCAGCCAGCGCAGCCGGGCCGCCGGATCCGCGGTGACCTGCCCGTACGGCGGCCCCCACACGAGACGCTCCAGTACCTCCAGGGAGTCGGCCGGGGCGTCGGCGAGCAGCGCGGTCATCCGGTCCCGGTCCGTGAACAGGCCGGTGAGGGCGGTCACCGCGGAGACCGAGTCATGCGTCGAGGCCAGCCCGGCGGTCGTGACGATCTCCTGGATCCGCCCCGGGGACATCCCGGCGGTGGCCTCCTGGACCGTCGGGCCGAGACCGGTCGGCGAGGGGTGCTGCGGCGCGGGTGCCAGCAGTTCACGTGCCGTGCGCACCAGCCGCAGCCGGTCGTCGCCGCCCCAGACCAGGGCCTGCTCGCGCAGGACGTCCAGGGCGTGCGGCAGGGCGGCGACGACGGCCGGGTCGGCGTCGTCCCCGGCGGTGAGCCCGAGCAGTTCGTCGTACGTCGCCGGGTCCCCGGCCACGGCCAGCGCCTCCGCCGTCTGCAGCGCGAACCGGTCCAGCCGCTCCAGGGCGCGCACGACCGAGGCACGGGTGCCGGCCCGGGTCGCGAGCTGTGTGAGGTCGGTCGGCACGGGCGTGATGAGGTCCGGGCGGCTGCGCAGGAGCGCGGCCAGCGCGGCATCGCCCCGCGCGCGGAGCGCTTCGGCGAGGGAGCGGGGGGCCGGGGGCCTGTCCTCGGTGCTCATCCGGTCCACGGTAGCGGGTCGCCTCGGGCGGCCGGGCCGACCGCGGGCACCCCGGACCCCGATCGCGGGACGGGCTTTTGGCCGACCTGCCGGGACTCGCGATACCGTCGTCCGACGGCGTCAGCCAACGCACCCGCCCCGGAGGGGACTTCGTGGGGATTGAGAGCGACCAGGTCGTTTACGAGTATCTGAGCCGTGTCGGCGACGTGGCCCAGCAGCGGCAGTTGTCGTCGGCCACCCGGATGCGCCTGGTCGCCGACCTGCGTAACGAGATCGACCGGCGCCGCGCGAAGGTCACCGTCGACTCGCCCGCCGCCGTCCGCCGCATCCTGACCCGCATGGGCAGCCCCGACGAGATCGTGGCGGCGGCAGCGGAAGGCACCGGCGACGCGCCGCGGAGCGCCCCGGCCCCCGCCGCCGTCCCCGTGCAGCGCGACGACGAGCCGGAGGAGCGGGCGAAGGGGATGCTGCGGCGCGTCGTCCCGCGGCCCCGCCCGGCCCGGCCCGGCGAGGAGTCGCGCCCGGCGCCCGCCGAGGGCCCGGCCCCGCCGCACCTGGCCGCCGGGCACGAGCTCGGGGACAGCGTCGTCCAGCCCGACTGGTGGCGGGTGGACAGCAGCCCGTTCGGAGTGGGCGAGGAGGTGCCGGGCTTCGTGGGCGGCGTGGAACTGCCGGACCTGCTGAAGCCGCCGCAGCCGAGGAAGCCGGAGCCGGAGAAGACGGCGGCCGAGCCGCCCGTCGAGGCCGTCGAGGAGGAGGCCGTCGCCGGCACCCGGCGCCGCCGCCTCCCCGGTCTGCCCTCCGGCAACTGGAGCAACCCGCTGCTCCTGGCCGCCGCCGCTCTGCTCGTCGCGGGCGCCGTGCTCGGCAACTGGTTCGTGCTCCTCCTCGGCTGGCTCATCGCCTACGCCTCACGCCGGCTGACCCAGGCGGAGACGAAGTGGGCGGTCATGGTCCTGCCCGGGCTCGCCGTCACCTCGGGCCTGGTCTGGCTCTGGGGCAGGATGAACGGCCGTTGGGGCACTCCGATCGCCGAGGGCCACATGAACGACGCGGTCTCCGAGACCTGGCCCTGGGTGGTCCGGGGCGCGGCGGTGGCCTCGGCGTTGTTCCTGGTGTGGCGCTCGCAGCGGCAGAAGTAGCCCACATCCCGGGCACCCCCGGGACGCCTGTGGGTCATACGCCCTGGGCACAATGGCGCATATGGCACTCACCGTCGGTTTCGACCTGGACATGACCCTCATCGACTCCCGTCCCGGCATCCGCGCCTGCTACCAGGCGCTGTCCGAGCGGACGGGGACCTACATCGACGCCGATCTGACGGTCACGCGGCTCGGGCCGCCGCTGGCCGAGGAGTTGATCAACTGGTTCCCGGCGGAGGAGGTCGCGGACATGGCCGTCCTGTACCGCGCGATGTACCCGTCGATCGCCATCGCCGCGACCCCGGCGATGACCGGCGCCGCCGAGGCCATCGCGGCCGTACGGGAGGCCGGCGGACGCGCGATAGTCGTCACCGCCAAGTACGAGCCCAACGCCAAGCTGCACCTCGCCCACCTGGGCATGGAGCCCGACGCGGTGATCGGCGACCTGTGGGCCGAACAGAAGGCGGAGGCGCTGCGCGAGCACGACGCGGGCGTCTATGTCGGCGACCACGTCGGGGACGTGCGCGGCGCCCGGACGGCCGGCGCGCTGTCCGTCGCGGTGGCCACCGGCCCCTGCCCCCCGGAGGAACTGCGCGCGGCGGGCGCGGACGTCGTCCTCGCCGACCTGACCGAATTCCCCGGGTGGCTCGCCGGCTACCGCCCCGCGCGCGCCTGACGGCGGCCGGCCGCCACGGAACGCAGTACTCCCGCGCCGGCCATCAGGAAACCGACCGCCATGAGCATGCTCAATCCGAACATGTACGTCGGAAAGGGCGTCGTCCCGAGGAACAGCGGGGCGACCGTGACCAGTGTGGCCACGGCACCGATGAAGAAGACGATGGCACCGGCACGGACCAGACGGTCACCGGGCGCGGCGGAATTCGTTTGGGTTTTGTCAGGCACCGGACCAGGGTAGTTCCCTGCCCGAAGGAACAACCCGGTGACGTCTTGTCACCGGCCTGAAGAGCATTAGCCTTGGTACCGGCGGGTCCGTGCGGCCCGCCCGAGTGCTATCAAGAGCCGTTTCCAGAAGCAGTTTTCCGACGAGTACGAGGACGAGGACAGACGTGCCTACCGGCAAGGTCAAGTGGTTCAACAGCGAGAAGGGCTTCGGCTTTCTCTCCCGCGACGACGGCGGTGACGTCTTCGTCCATTCCTCGGTCCTCCCCGCCGGAGTCGAGACGCTCAAGCCCGGTCAGCGCGTGGAGTTCGGCGTGGTCGCCGGGCAGCGCGGCGACCAGGCACTGTCCCTGACGATTCTGGACCCGACCCCCTCCGTCGCTGCGGCGACGCGCAAGAAGCCGGACGAACTCGCCTCGATCGTCCAGGACCTCACGACCCTGCTGGAGAACATCACCCCGATGCTGGAGCGGGGCCGCTACCCCGAGCGCACCTCCGGCAAGAAGATCGCCGGCCTGCTGCGGGCGGTCGCCGACCAGCTGGACGTCTGAGGCTTCTCAGGGAAAGCGCAGCGCGTTCGGGCCGAGGGGCGGTACGAGTCCCTCGGCCGCCGCGCGTGTGAGCAGTCCGCGTACGGCCGCGTAGCCGTCCTCGCCGAGACCGGCCGTGAACTCGTTGACGTACAGCCCGATGTGCTGGTCGGCGACGGCCGGGTCCATCTCCTGGGCGTGCTCCATGACGTACGGGCGGGACACCTCGGGGTCGTCCCAGGCGGCGCGCACCGACGTCCGGATGGAGTCGGCCAGCAGCCGCAGCTTCTGCTCGCCCAGCGACCGCTTGGCGATGATCGCGCCCAGCGGGATCGGCAGCCCGGTGGTGTGCTCCCAGTGCTCGCCCATGTCGGCGAGCTTGTGCAGGCCGTAGCCGCCGTAGGTGAAGCGCGCCTCGTGGATCACGAGTCCCGCGTCGACCTTCCCATCCCGCACGGCCGGCATGATCTCGTGGAACGGCATGACGACGATCTCGCCGACCCCGTCGGCCAGGGTGTCGGCGGCCCACAGCCGGAACAGCAGATAGGCGGTGGACTTCTCGCTGGGCACCGCGACCCGGCGCCCGGTGAGGTCGACGTCCGCCTCCCGCGTCAGCACCAGCGGCCCGCAGCCCCGCCCCAGCGCACCCCCGCAGGGCAGCAGCGCGTACTCGTCGAGGACGTACGGCAGCACGGCGTACGACACCTTCAGTACGTCGAACTCGCCGCGCTCGGCCATGCCGTTGGTGACGTCGATGTCGGCGAAGGTCACGTCGAGGGCGGGGGCGCCGGGGACACGGTCGTGGGCCAGGGCGTCGAAGACGAACGTGTCGTTCGGGCAGGGGGAGTACGCGATCTGCAACTGGTCACTGGTCATGCCGGTTCCAACTCTCCAGTACGGGCACGAGCTTCCCGAAACCCTCGGTCAAGGCGGCCAGGGCGTCCCCGATGCGCCAGGCGGCGCGGTCGCGCGGCCCGACGGGATTGGAGACCGCCCGGATCTCCAGCACGGGCACCCCGTGCGCACCGGCGGCCTCGGCGACACCGAAGCCCTCCATGGCCTCGGCCAGCGCGGTGGGGTGCCGCTCGCGCAGCGCGGTGGCCCTGGCGGCCGTCCCGGTCACAGTGGACACGGTGAGCACGGCCCCCGTACGGGCCCCGGCGGCCTCGGCGACCCGCCGTACGAGGTCCCCGGGCGGCTGGTGACGCACGGTCCCGAACCCGAGCTCCGTGACCGGCACGAACCCGTCGGGCGTCTCGGCGCCCAGATCGGCCGCGACGATCTCATCGGCGACGACCAGCGACCCCACGGGCGCGTCCGGCTGGAAGCCGCCCCCGATCCCGGCGGAGACGACGAGGTCGTAGGGGGTGCCTTGGAGGGCGGCGGCGGTGAGAGCGGAGGCGACGGACGCGGCGGCGAGGGCGGGCCCGACACCGACGTCGATCACATCGGTCCAGCCGTGGGCAGTCGTTCCGCCGGTGCGGAACGGGTGGGCACGGCCGACAGCGCCGAGCGCCGCGTCATCGGACCCCGGCGAAATCCCACCGAAGGCCTGTGCCACCGCGTCCCTCTCCACAGGAACAGCGGTGGCGATCAGCACCCTGCCCAGCCCAGCGGCAGCGATCAGGCGTCCTTCTCGAGCTTGAAGTTCCAGAGGCCGGACGTGTCCTTCTCGCCCTCCTTGATGGAGACCAGCGTCGAGTCGCCCTGCGCGCCGTACTGGGCGTTGAAGAACACGCTGCCCGGGATGGTGCGGTACGTCTTCGTGCTGGCGTCGGTCAGCGGCTGACCGTTCATCAGGATCGTCCAGCCCTTGTCGGCGATCTCCGGGTCGACACCGAAGCGCACGGTCTCGTCCGGGTCGACCGAGATGGACTTGATGCCCTTGTCCTTCAGGCACTGCGTGAGGTCGGCGGGCTTCAGGGCGTCGCCCTCGCCGCCACAGGTGGCCTCGGAGTTCACCGAGTCGCTGCCCACGGTCACCGTGGCCATCGGCGTCGGCTTGTCACAGGCCGACAGGACGAGCAGTCCGGCGGATACGACACCGGCGACAGCGACGGCGCGGCGGCGTCGCACTACGGATTGCAACGTGTTCATGGGCGAAGGTTATCCGGCACGCGGGTCGGACCGCCCACGCGGGGTACGGCGTGCCCGACGGCTACGCCACCCGCGGCCGTGTCGTACCACCGCGTCGGGCCGAGCCGATCAGCCCCCGGACGGTCGTCACCCACCCGGTGGCGACGATCGCGGCACCCACGGCCAGCCCGGCCGTGCCGTTGAGCGGCATCACGATGCCGACCGCCCCGCCCAGCACCCAGGACATCTGCAGCAGGGTCTCGGAGCGGGCGAAGGCCGAGGTGCGGACCAGTTCGGGCACGTCCCGCTGGATCAGCGCGTCCAGCGACAGCTTGGCCAGGGCCTGTGCGAAGCCGGCCATCGCCGCCAGGCAGGCCACCAGGACCGCGCTGAAGAACACGGACGCCAGGATCGCCACGCCCACCACACACGCCACCACCGTCACGATGATGATCTCCGGGGCCCGGGAGCGCAGCCACGCCCCGACCGCCGTACCGAGCGCGTTGCCCACGCCCGCCGAGACGCCCACGATCCCCAGGGACACCGCCGCGCTCTGGCCGGAGACCGGGTGCTCGCGCAGCAGGAAGGCGAGGAAGAAGATCAGGAAGCCGGTGAGGCAGCGGATGGAGGCGTTGGCGGCCAGGGCGTGGGTGACGGCCGGGCCGACCGTGCGCAGCCCGGGGCGTTTGACGGGCCTGCGGTGCGGGCCGTGCAGATGCTGTTCGTCCGCGGCCAGCAGCGCGGTGTCCTCGCCCTTGGCGGAGTCGACCTTGGGCGGCAGCGTGAACGACAGGACCGCACCCACGATGAACAGCACGAAGGCGCCGTAGAGCGGCCAGCGCGGTCCGATCTGCTGGAGTCCGGCGCCGATCGGGGCGGCGATGCCGGTGGCGAGGAGGCCGCCGAGGGTGACCCGCGAGTTGGCCTTCACCAGGGAGAAGCGGGGTGGCAGCAGCCGGGGCACGACGGCGCTTCTGACCACCCCGTACGCCTTCGACGCGACGAGGACGCCGAGCGCCGCCGGATACAGCTCGATACCGCCGGTGGCGACGGCCCCGGACAGGACGATCGCGAGCAGCGCCCGGGCCAGCATCGCACCGGCCATGGCCGCGCGGCGGCCGTGCGGGATGCGGTCGAGGAGAGGGCCGATCACCGGCGCGAGGAGCGTGAAGGGCGCCATGGTGATGGCGAGGTACAGCGCGACCCGGCCGCGGGCCTCGTCGGTGGGGACGGAGAAGAAGACCGTCGAGGCGAGGGCGACGGTGACCATGACATCGCCGGCGCCGTTCACGCCGTGCAGTTCGATCAGCTTGCCGAGGCCGGACTCGCCGGCGCCGTGCGCGTGGGTGGCCTTGCGGATGCCGCGGGCGGTGCCGGTCACCGGGAAGTGCAGGGCACGGCCGACCGCGCGGAGGGAGCCGCGCATACGGCCCGGTCCGCGTCGTCGGCTGCTTCCCTTGACGGGCGTCTTCGCGGCTGCCACGACGTCATAGTGCCCCGAGAAGGCTGTGGGTAGTGCCATTACCGCTTGTATAGGGCCTGTGGGGTGACTGTCGGATGACTGCCCGGTCGTCGGGTCATGGGACCGTCGGTGTACGTGAAGTGGGGCGGAAGGGTAGCGTGCGTATCTCAGCCATCCCGCAAAATGGATGAAGGATGTCGACGCGGTCCCCCGGTCCGCTCCGTCCGCCCCCGCGCCGGGAGTGGCGCACTCGTGAGACGGCGTATGGAGAGAAGCGATACCTGTGAGCGCAGCGACAACGCGAAGCCGCACCCCTGACCGTCTGTGCGCCGAGGCCGTCGACCTCGCGCGTGCCGCAGCCGAGGAGGCCGCGGCGCCAGGGATCGTCGGCGAGCACGTGGGGACGGTCTCCGAGGGGGACCGCGTTGTCACGCACTTCTTCGAGTGCCGGGAGCTCGGATACCGGGGCTGGCGGTGGGCCGTGACGGTGGCCCGGGCGTCCCGGGCGAAGATCGTCACGGTGGACGAGGCGGCGCTGCTGCCCGGCCCGGACGCGGTGCTCGCGCCCGAGTGGGTGCCGTGGAGCGAGCGGCTGCGCCCCGGCGACATGGGCCCGGGCGACCTGCTCCCCACGGACGCCGAGGACCTCCGTCTGGAGCCCGGCTACTCCGGCGAGGACGAGCCCGCGCCGAATTCCCCCGTGTCGCACGAGATGGCCGATCTGGTGGAGTCGGAGGACGCGGACGTCACCGCGGGACCCCCGTCCGGTTTCCTCCCGGCCATCCCCTCCCGCGGCTCCATCACCGGAGTGGCGGAGGAACTCGGCATGCGTCGGGCCCGCGTCCTGTCCCGCTACGGCCTGTACACCGCGGCCGACCGCTGGGAGGAGGCGTTCGGCCCCAAGACCCCCATGGCCCAGTCGGCCCCGGCGGCCTGCGTCACCTGCGGCTTCCTCGCCCCCATCGGCGGCTCCCTCGGCCAGGCCTTCGGTGTCTGCGCCAACGAGTTCTCCCCGGCTGACGGCCGCCTCGTCTCCCTCACCTACGGCTGCGGCGGCCACTCCGAGGCCGCGGTCATGCCCCGCCCCCCGCAGCCGCCCTCCCCGGTCATCGACGAGACCCGCGTCGACCCCTTCCCCCTGCGCCCGGCGCCGGACTCGGGCTCGGTCGAGGCCGCGGCGGACGAGAACACGGAGGAACTGGGCCACTCGTAGGCGTGTCCGAGCCCAAGCGCTGATCGGCTATTCGTCCTGCTCGTCCGAGAAGATCTGCTCGGCAGTGGGGGCGATCACGGCGTGCCGGTGCCAGCGGCGCAGGGTCTCGGGGTCATCGCAGCTCACGATGCGCTCGCGGACCGCTTCGGGGACGTCGATGCCACGGACGTCCAGGACCTCCAGGACGTCTTCGGCGGCCCGCCGGGCCTCACCCTCGGCCCGGCCCTCGTCGCGGATTTCTTCCGAGATGTACGACTTGTAGAAGGAGAGGTCCACGGCCACCAGGTTCCTCCACTGTTCCGCGGCCGGGTGCGAGGTCTTTGCGGACCTCGGCCGGGTCGGTGAGTACGGGCATGTTGTGCGGACCCGCGACCAGGGGCCGCAGGGTGAGCAGGGGCCACTGGCGAGGGCCGAAGCTGACCGGGCGCGCCGCCCATTCCGAGCGGCTGGAG of the Streptomyces koelreuteriae genome contains:
- a CDS encoding 1,4-dihydroxy-6-naphthoate synthase, with product MTSDQLQIAYSPCPNDTFVFDALAHDRVPGAPALDVTFADIDVTNGMAERGEFDVLKVSYAVLPYVLDEYALLPCGGALGRGCGPLVLTREADVDLTGRRVAVPSEKSTAYLLFRLWAADTLADGVGEIVVMPFHEIMPAVRDGKVDAGLVIHEARFTYGGYGLHKLADMGEHWEHTTGLPIPLGAIIAKRSLGEQKLRLLADSIRTSVRAAWDDPEVSRPYVMEHAQEMDPAVADQHIGLYVNEFTAGLGEDGYAAVRGLLTRAAAEGLVPPLGPNALRFP
- a CDS encoding futalosine hydrolase, whose product is MELQAREGRLIAAAGLGRVLIATAVPVERDAVAQAFGGISPGSDDAALGAVGRAHPFRTGGTTAHGWTDVIDVGVGPALAAASVASALTAAALQGTPYDLVVSAGIGGGFQPDAPVGSLVVADEIVAADLGAETPDGFVPVTELGFGTVRHQPPGDLVRRVAEAAGARTGAVLTVSTVTGTAARATALRERHPTALAEAMEGFGVAEAAGAHGVPVLEIRAVSNPVGPRDRAAWRIGDALAALTEGFGKLVPVLESWNRHDQ
- a CDS encoding DUF2771 domain-containing protein, producing MNTLQSVVRRRRAVAVAGVVSAGLLVLSACDKPTPMATVTVGSDSVNSEATCGGEGDALKPADLTQCLKDKGIKSISVDPDETVRFGVDPEIADKGWTILMNGQPLTDASTKTYRTIPGSVFFNAQYGAQGDSTLVSIKEGEKDTSGLWNFKLEKDA
- a CDS encoding MFS transporter, translating into MAAAKTPVKGSSRRRGPGRMRGSLRAVGRALHFPVTGTARGIRKATHAHGAGESGLGKLIELHGVNGAGDVMVTVALASTVFFSVPTDEARGRVALYLAITMAPFTLLAPVIGPLLDRIPHGRRAAMAGAMLARALLAIVLSGAVATGGIELYPAALGVLVASKAYGVVRSAVVPRLLPPRFSLVKANSRVTLGGLLATGIAAPIGAGLQQIGPRWPLYGAFVLFIVGAVLSFTLPPKVDSAKGEDTALLAADEQHLHGPHRRPVKRPGLRTVGPAVTHALAANASIRCLTGFLIFFLAFLLREHPVSGQSAAVSLGIVGVSAGVGNALGTAVGAWLRSRAPEIIIVTVVACVVGVAILASVFFSAVLVACLAAMAGFAQALAKLSLDALIQRDVPELVRTSAFARSETLLQMSWVLGGAVGIVMPLNGTAGLAVGAAIVATGWVTTVRGLIGSARRGGTTRPRVA
- a CDS encoding DUF3027 domain-containing protein, which gives rise to MSAATTRSRTPDRLCAEAVDLARAAAEEAAAPGIVGEHVGTVSEGDRVVTHFFECRELGYRGWRWAVTVARASRAKIVTVDEAALLPGPDAVLAPEWVPWSERLRPGDMGPGDLLPTDAEDLRLEPGYSGEDEPAPNSPVSHEMADLVESEDADVTAGPPSGFLPAIPSRGSITGVAEELGMRRARVLSRYGLYTAADRWEEAFGPKTPMAQSAPAACVTCGFLAPIGGSLGQAFGVCANEFSPADGRLVSLTYGCGGHSEAAVMPRPPQPPSPVIDETRVDPFPLRPAPDSGSVEAAADENTEELGHS